The DNA window TTTCTTTCACATTGTCACAAACAACATAACCTCACCCATGGTCCTCCTATAGATGATTTTGAAACTTGGCTGCTCACAAAGTCTCAAACCAGTGTGGCAACACTGCAAACCAATAGCATCATGACAAGTGGAATAGAGAGGGGAGTGCTTGATGGTGGGAATATGATGATACCTCTACCCTAACCAACATATTGAGGGTACTTTATTTCTTGCTGCTTGAGGATTGGGTATTGAAGAATAACTTACCCTCTCATTGCTGTCTTTGTCATGGGCCACACTTCAAACACCATGAGTACCAGATGTTCAGGAATCTTCCTTTGGCACTGGTTCTCTAGTGAATAAAGAATTCAGTATCTGTACGCTGAGGGACTTTCAAATCCATAACACTTGTAAAAAGCCTCAGGATAGCCCAAATGATAACATCTTGTAGCATACAACAATAATCTATCAGTCCCATTACATATATAGCATTGGCAGTTAAACTATGTTGTCAACATAAAATTTCATTGTGACAGAACCAAAAGATACCAGAAAGCACTGCAACTCCCTCAGTATCAGTACCCTTCAGATTTGTAAAGTTGAATGAGTTATTGGACCTTACTCTCTATggtttttctcttctcttcaaGAAGACTTTTATAACTATTTGGCAGTATCTAGCACATTTACCCCATGCGTGGGACCAAAGATGTTGATGATGCTTTGTACTGGAGGCAAGTGTCCATCCCTCCTGACCAGGACATAATGTGCAACTTTCTGCCAATGGAACACCACACAGATGGGGGATTTTAAGATGTCTGGTTTGGTGGATACTGGAAGAGAGCAACAAAGACAAGTTTAAAGGTACCAAACAACTATGAGAAACCCATACACTAAAGAAAGATGCACCTTTTGGGCACTTCTTGATGCTTTTGTAAACCATAGGCCAATGGAACTACAACAAGTGCAAGTGGAGGGAGTGCTCATCTCACCACCAACTTGTTATGTTCTTGCTCTGTCTTTTCTCCTTTTGGAAGTGCAACTTTTGGCATGTAACCATAGCAAGTGAATGTggcatttctttttctctttcctccTGAAAAGGGAGCACAGAACCCCAGTTTACTAAATAATTTTTTGCTATACATTGAGTTATTGGATTGTAAGTTGTAAGGCTTTCCATAAAGGCTAAATTAATTTCTTGCAGTTTATATGCGATATGGTTGCAGGTCTCTAGGGTTTCAAAGAAGCTCATGCATGGTGAGGTTGGCAATTCTACAAATCAGTGAGCGAGCCGGCCAAAAACCATAATAAAACATCAAGGCTGAATGCAGAGAGAATTGCTTCACTGCAAAGGATATGAAAGGACAACAGCTTCATGGTCATCTTCTTGGCGACCGAGGTACATTTGCAGGCAAAGCTTTAGCATTCTCCGACTCGAATCTACCAGAAATTGATCAGGCAAATGATATTTACCCCATGACATGCCTTCTTGGTGGGACCAAACCGCAACATCATTAAGTTGCAAGATCTCTTTACCAACCAAGGAACATGTGCATACGATTGACACCGtacttaaaattaagagaaaaaatggtttaaaattttCAATAGACAACAGCATACATAGAATCTTGGATAATTTATGAATTTTCTCTATTCACAATAGATTCTTGGAACCTATCACAATGATTCTAGGAAAACATCAGAGAAAAAGATGGGATAGAGAGGAATGCCAATACAGATGTAACAAGAAATTCTTGACAAAATAACAATATCATatttatctaacattatctacaacattgttggagttttaattaatttttaggtcTCCTAGAACACTGCAACAACTTATCAGGCCGTCAGTTCATATCAAATGAGGAAATTTATATCGGCTTGGACACAGACCaggatttttcctttctctgttGGTGGTAGTGGCGATCAGCAATCCTACTACGAGTGAAGTGCCTTCAGCTCACTCATCGAATTGGTGGGAACCTTCTATCAAGTGATCTGTTGGAATTCTTCATCGTACAAAAGTATATGTAAGAAGATAATGGGCTGTAGTCAATGCGGATTGCAGAAAAAGGTCCTTTGTGATCAAACATATAGAAGTCAATTAAGAAACAATTTCTACcaaaaaagtaaagaaaaacccatttaattagtATTCATGGAGTTGCCAGTAGTAGTCTGTTCATGCTTTTTATACAGGGCAACATGCTTCTGGTACTCCTCTAGCTCTTTTTCCAGCTTCTCGATATACTGGCTGGTGTGTTCAAGAGATTGCTCAAATCTATATTTCTCCAGGGCCTGCAAACATTTACAACGGGTCAGTCAGAGAAActgaggagaggaaaaaaatatatctttagCTGATGGAAAcagtaacagttctcactaattcataaatcataaggttctaaaattttcattaaCACTGTTAAGAATGTAGCTCAGGAGCAAAAATGCACAGATGAACATTAGGAATACATGGTGCCAAAGCAGCGAATGCCTTGGTGATTTGGTGGTTCCTGGGAGGTTAAGAATCTCTTTGGCATGTACATAAGCAAAGTTCAACAATGACATGTTTAAGGGGTGACCTATGTAAGTGGAATTGCAATTCCCAACTTGGTCAGCAGGAGCATGTGGCATGAGCCTTGTACCAGAGTAACAACATTTGGATAAGAGAACTAAGGTTTCTAGAGGTATTGTATGTCCATTGGATTAATCATGCTGAACAAGATCGGCCATGATGGTGCAAAAGGATATTTAAGGGTGGCATAGTGCACAAGGCTCCCACCATTGAGGGCTCCAGGGAGGGTCAGATGTACTCCCACCACTGTGTGAATGGACATTAACAATATGCAAATGAATTGCACTGAAATGGATATATCACATAAGATAACATGGTTAAAATTGTTACCTTCTGCTTAGAAAGTGTGTCAGGAGGTGACATAACTTCTGGTCGCACATAGTTCTTCCCacgataaaatattataatgttATTAGGTTTTATATCAATCACGGCGCCTTTGCTGAGTCTTGCCAGCTCCTCAGCATATTCATGAACCTGGCCAGGTCTACAAGGCTTGCATACTACTTTGACGGTTTCATGTTTCTTCCAGTGGAGATGCATGTTGAGAACCACACCACCAAATACTCCCCGTCTCCCAACAGGGacataatttttcttcttttcaccaGTACGTTTGAGGTAGAACCGCTCTTCTTCAGTAAGGATTTCAGGATCATGTTCGGGTCCTGGAGCTTTTGGAATCTCATATTTCCTCAGTTTCTCAATCAGccattcttctttccttttagcCTGAACTACAAACATATGCCAGTCAGGAAGGGTTTAAAACATAAACTATACATCAAGAATAAAGGAAatataaatatcttcatcaAATTATATTTACAGTGCAGCCGAATTTTAAATAGCACACTCTAAGGAGATATTGAACCCAAAACTACTTTCACAAGCTTGCAGCTGATGAAGGGATCTGGAGAAGATAAATGTTtctaaattttatctttttgaaAGTAATAAATGACTGTGATGAAAATTCACTGATCTTAAAAAACAATTTTTAAGAAATGgataaaatgagagagaaaACTAATCATGTATCCAACCTTTTCAAGCTTGTATCTAATCCTGACTTCAGGATTGGGAGATTTCAACTTCTT is part of the Phoenix dactylifera cultivar Barhee BC4 unplaced genomic scaffold, palm_55x_up_171113_PBpolish2nd_filt_p 000334F, whole genome shotgun sequence genome and encodes:
- the LOC103718459 gene encoding uncharacterized CRM domain-containing protein At3g25440, chloroplastic isoform X3, which translates into the protein MSFSMPIGMSSLAVQRSVTNKLFGLQRWQPVRFRSNALVTLDTEDDVARFSLKDPSAKSQAQTKGMKMPKRQKMSRKAKLNELKWYRLKAKKKLKSPNPEVRIRYKLEKAKRKEEWLIEKLRKYEIPKAPGPEHDPEILTEEERFYLKRTGEKKKNYVPVGRRGVFGGVVLNMHLHWKKHETVKVVCKPCRPGQVHEYAEELARLSKGAVIDIKPNNIIIFYRGKNYVRPEVMSPPDTLSKQKALEKYRFEQSLEHTSQYIEKLEKELEEYQKHVALYKKHEQTTTGNSMNTN
- the LOC103718459 gene encoding uncharacterized CRM domain-containing protein At3g25440, chloroplastic isoform X1 — its product is MAAFSRFLSSKKIRSICGAISSYRCLESSLSCPPRRGGMCKLLATFACRTSWTGFSNGCCLMPMLFVPRLTLVSHFSLCSCPDQREYKTMSFSMPIGMSSLAVQRSVTNKLFGLQRWQPVRFRSNALVTLDTEDDVARFSLKDPSAKSQAQTKGMKMPKRQKMSRKAKLNELKWYRLKAKKKLKSPNPEVRIRYKLEKAKRKEEWLIEKLRKYEIPKAPGPEHDPEILTEEERFYLKRTGEKKKNYVPVGRRGVFGGVVLNMHLHWKKHETVKVVCKPCRPGQVHEYAEELARLSKGAVIDIKPNNIIIFYRGKNYVRPEVMSPPDTLSKQKALEKYRFEQSLEHTSQYIEKLEKELEEYQKHVALYKKHEQTTTGNSMNTN
- the LOC103718459 gene encoding uncharacterized CRM domain-containing protein At3g25440, chloroplastic isoform X2, which translates into the protein MAAFSRFLSSKKIRSICGAISSYRCLESSLSCPPRTSWTGFSNGCCLMPMLFVPRLTLVSHFSLCSCPDQREYKTMSFSMPIGMSSLAVQRSVTNKLFGLQRWQPVRFRSNALVTLDTEDDVARFSLKDPSAKSQAQTKGMKMPKRQKMSRKAKLNELKWYRLKAKKKLKSPNPEVRIRYKLEKAKRKEEWLIEKLRKYEIPKAPGPEHDPEILTEEERFYLKRTGEKKKNYVPVGRRGVFGGVVLNMHLHWKKHETVKVVCKPCRPGQVHEYAEELARLSKGAVIDIKPNNIIIFYRGKNYVRPEVMSPPDTLSKQKALEKYRFEQSLEHTSQYIEKLEKELEEYQKHVALYKKHEQTTTGNSMNTN